One segment of Nostoc flagelliforme CCNUN1 DNA contains the following:
- a CDS encoding FGGY-family carbohydrate kinase produces MDLYLGIDFGTSGARGMVVDEEASIQAQVRYPFQDSPGAVTPKIWQEALFVLVQQIPDRLRREIKAIAINGTSSTVLLVDAAGSPVDAPLLYNDARGSLVLEHLRSIAPPNHTVLSATSSLAKLLWMRQQSSFIEARYFLHQADWLAFLLHGQLGISDYHNALKLGYDVEELKYPEWLENLQIPIQLPKVLTPGTPITELRPEIADKFGFRRDCLVCAGTTDSIAAFLASGAKLPGEAVTSLGSTLVLKLLSRTRVEDARYGIYSHRLGDLWLTGGASNTGGAVLKQFFTKAELESLSREIDASKASELDYYPLLKVGDRFPINDPNLPPRLSPRPDNPVEFLHGLLESIARIEARGYELLQQMGADNLSRVYTAGGGAANDIWSAIRARHLQVPVVASVYTEAAYGTALLAMGGGIKGEQE; encoded by the coding sequence ATGGATTTGTATTTGGGTATCGACTTTGGCACCTCTGGCGCACGCGGTATGGTGGTTGATGAGGAAGCTAGCATCCAGGCACAGGTGCGATATCCCTTCCAGGACTCACCAGGCGCCGTTACGCCCAAAATTTGGCAGGAGGCTTTGTTTGTGCTGGTGCAACAAATACCTGACCGATTGCGGCGAGAAATTAAAGCGATCGCAATTAATGGTACTTCTTCCACCGTCTTGCTGGTCGATGCTGCGGGTTCGCCAGTAGATGCACCACTTTTGTACAACGACGCGCGGGGATCATTGGTGCTAGAGCATTTGAGGAGTATAGCACCCCCTAATCATACCGTGTTAAGTGCCACCTCCAGCCTGGCGAAGCTTTTGTGGATGAGGCAACAATCCTCTTTTATTGAAGCTAGATATTTCCTGCATCAAGCAGATTGGCTGGCGTTTCTCCTACATGGACAATTGGGTATTAGCGATTACCATAATGCTTTAAAGCTGGGTTATGACGTGGAAGAGTTGAAATACCCAGAATGGCTAGAAAATTTGCAAATACCGATTCAGCTACCCAAAGTTTTAACTCCTGGGACTCCGATTACCGAATTGCGTCCTGAAATTGCCGATAAGTTCGGTTTCCGCCGTGATTGTCTGGTGTGTGCAGGTACAACTGATAGTATTGCGGCTTTTCTCGCTAGTGGCGCAAAATTACCTGGTGAAGCCGTGACTTCCCTTGGTTCAACGTTGGTACTAAAGTTGTTAAGTCGTACCCGTGTAGAAGATGCCAGATATGGAATTTACAGCCATCGGTTGGGGGATTTGTGGCTGACTGGGGGTGCTTCTAATACTGGAGGTGCAGTACTAAAGCAATTTTTCACCAAGGCTGAGTTAGAAAGCCTTAGTCGGGAGATTGATGCATCAAAAGCCAGCGAGTTAGATTATTATCCGTTGTTGAAGGTAGGCGATCGCTTTCCGATTAACGATCCCAATTTACCGCCACGTTTGTCACCACGCCCAGATAACCCAGTGGAATTTTTGCATGGGTTATTAGAAAGTATTGCCCGCATAGAAGCACGAGGGTATGAATTATTACAGCAAATGGGTGCAGACAATTTGAGCCGTGTTTATACTGCTGGCGGTGGCGCGGCGAATGATATTTGGAGTGCGATTAGGGCGCGTCATTTGCAGGTTCCTGTAGTCGCGTCAGTGTACACAGAAGCAGCTTATGGAACGGCACTGTTGGCGATGGGAGGCGGAATTAAGGGTGAACAAGAGTAA
- a CDS encoding tetratricopeptide repeat protein, protein MNIHSFLADGDQQSSKCKIVSNITHKAQAQRKNDSGESVLGDRYLRSCALRSAQQGNYTEAIALLSQLISRHPHNAIDYNNRGLIYFQSGETQKALSDYNTALKLNPYLASAYNNRANYYAACGQLAAALADYDQAIDFNPRHVRAWINRGITWRDLGQYEEAIENFEVALLFGQLEGHIWAERGRTYHLWGDWNCAIADYRRALTQLPSFDNRKDITGCRLRLQLENWLNELLSESAS, encoded by the coding sequence ATGAATATTCACTCATTTTTAGCTGATGGTGACCAGCAAAGTAGCAAATGTAAAATCGTTTCAAATATTACACATAAAGCCCAAGCACAGAGGAAAAATGACAGTGGCGAATCTGTTTTAGGCGATCGCTATTTACGCTCTTGTGCTTTGAGGTCGGCTCAACAAGGAAATTATACTGAGGCGATCGCACTTTTAAGCCAACTAATTTCCCGCCATCCCCACAATGCCATTGATTACAACAACCGGGGGCTAATTTATTTCCAAAGTGGTGAAACGCAAAAAGCACTTTCCGACTATAATACCGCTCTCAAGCTTAATCCCTATTTGGCTAGTGCTTATAATAATCGGGCAAATTACTACGCGGCTTGTGGACAATTAGCAGCAGCACTTGCCGACTACGATCAAGCGATTGATTTCAATCCTCGTCATGTCCGGGCGTGGATTAACCGAGGCATTACCTGGCGTGATTTGGGGCAATATGAGGAGGCTATTGAGAATTTTGAGGTAGCACTGCTTTTCGGTCAACTAGAAGGTCATATCTGGGCTGAACGCGGCAGGACTTACCATCTTTGGGGTGACTGGAATTGTGCGATCGCTGATTATCGTCGCGCCCTCACTCAACTGCCCTCTTTCGACAACAGGAAGGATATTACTGGTTGTCGCTTGCGTTTACAACTCGAAAATTGGCTAAACGAGCTGCTATCTGAATCAGCGTCTTAA
- a CDS encoding slr1601 family putative cell division protein yields MNAIQPSRPPLQPIQKRRVIPRPKRHLRQRSYQVMALESTAKIAVNVVITAVAASALAQLLPYHWSQQEKLHEISTEVKLMEGHVNGLQTQFSRNFDPQQTKSIMQEQGYRFDPSQRRVVLMNPDRLEDQQTESSP; encoded by the coding sequence ATGAACGCGATTCAACCCTCCAGACCACCGTTACAACCTATACAAAAACGCCGGGTCATTCCTCGACCAAAGCGGCATCTTCGTCAACGTTCTTACCAGGTGATGGCACTGGAAAGCACAGCCAAAATAGCCGTTAATGTTGTGATTACAGCCGTTGCAGCATCTGCCCTAGCACAACTTTTGCCTTATCATTGGTCACAGCAAGAAAAGTTGCACGAAATTAGCACTGAAGTCAAGCTGATGGAAGGGCATGTCAATGGTTTGCAAACGCAATTTAGCCGTAATTTCGATCCTCAGCAAACTAAAAGTATTATGCAAGAACAAGGATACCGATTTGATCCTAGCCAGCGTCGGGTCGTGTTGATGAATCCGGATCGCCTAGAAGATCAACAAACAGAGTCATCACCCTAA
- a CDS encoding N-acetylglucosamine kinase has protein sequence MSYVLGIDGGGSKTVCVLMDDLHLVLGRAEAGPSNYQSIGIEATLQSIQTAIHNAVEAAIITNTLKIDAICLGLAGVGRATDIEVVKGLVKELQNNKLPIIWALQPANIVICNDALIALVGGIGQPVGIVVAAGTGSIVFGRNHEGHTKRVGGWGYILGDEGSAYKIAIAGMNAALKSYDGREISTSLIEGFKQHLDLESIEDLIEVVYRREWGVKQIAALAPVVDFAAASGDIVANIIIDNAVKELVKATSTVINAIFSADSVLEVVTTGSVWRGRCNIHERFTASLVKKFPNVKVIFPRYEPAYGAGLLALQTTQN, from the coding sequence ATGAGTTATGTTTTAGGAATAGATGGCGGCGGTAGCAAGACTGTTTGTGTCTTAATGGATGATTTGCATCTAGTGCTAGGTCGTGCTGAAGCAGGCCCATCTAATTATCAGAGTATAGGTATCGAAGCAACTTTACAATCTATTCAAACAGCAATTCACAACGCGGTTGAGGCAGCAATAATTACAAATACTCTAAAGATTGACGCGATATGTTTGGGTTTAGCTGGTGTAGGTCGTGCAACAGATATCGAAGTAGTGAAAGGTTTAGTTAAAGAGTTACAGAATAATAAATTGCCTATTATTTGGGCATTACAACCAGCGAATATTGTAATTTGTAACGATGCTTTGATTGCTTTAGTTGGTGGAATTGGTCAGCCTGTAGGAATTGTGGTTGCAGCCGGTACTGGTTCGATAGTTTTCGGACGAAATCATGAAGGACATACTAAGCGAGTCGGCGGCTGGGGGTATATTCTAGGAGATGAAGGTAGCGCTTATAAAATTGCGATCGCAGGCATGAACGCAGCATTAAAATCTTATGATGGACGGGAAATATCAACGAGTTTGATAGAAGGTTTCAAACAACATCTTGATTTGGAAAGTATAGAAGATTTAATAGAAGTAGTATATCGCCGAGAATGGGGAGTTAAACAGATAGCAGCTTTAGCACCAGTTGTAGATTTTGCCGCAGCGTCAGGCGATATAGTAGCGAATATCATAATTGATAATGCTGTAAAAGAGTTAGTAAAAGCTACATCTACAGTAATTAATGCAATTTTTAGTGCTGACTCAGTTTTAGAAGTAGTCACAACGGGAAGTGTATGGCGCGGTAGATGCAATATCCATGAAAGATTTACAGCATCTCTAGTTAAAAAGTTTCCTAATGTAAAGGTGATTTTTCCGAGGTATGAGCCTGCTTACGGTGCTGGTTTGTTAGCGTTGCAAACAACTCAAAATTGA
- the psaM gene encoding photosystem I reaction center subunit XII: MSDTQVYIALVVALIPGVLAWRLATELYK, translated from the coding sequence ATCTCAGATACTCAAGTCTACATCGCTCTAGTTGTGGCGCTGATCCCAGGAGTTCTAGCTTGGCGATTAGCCACAGAACTTTACAAATAA
- a CDS encoding transposase — MTTRCNNREFNLARRECREVFLYAIKKGLDKYGFKLYALCIMSNHVHYLIEPATSEDLPKIMHFLNWYTAMCFNRMLNRTGHFWEARYYSCGFPPTDTKRALNTLRYIHSNPKAAQMRRSFFYDFSNYGSYD, encoded by the coding sequence ATTACTACGCGCTGCAACAACCGCGAATTTAACTTGGCGCGGCGGGAATGCCGGGAAGTGTTCTTATATGCGATCAAAAAAGGTTTGGACAAATATGGCTTCAAACTTTATGCGTTGTGCATCATGTCGAACCACGTCCACTATCTCATAGAACCAGCGACTTCAGAAGATTTGCCTAAAATCATGCATTTTCTCAATTGGTACACAGCCATGTGCTTCAACCGGATGCTTAATCGCACAGGGCACTTTTGGGAGGCGAGATATTATAGCTGTGGGTTTCCACCCACGGATACTAAGCGAGCATTAAATACTCTACGCTACATTCATAGCAATCCCAAAGCTGCTCAAATGCGACGCAGTTTTTTCTACGATTTCAGTAACTACGGCAGTTATGACTAA
- a CDS encoding dienelactone hydrolase family protein encodes MQITKRNVELRVDGSLMRVYVAAPKAAGKYPGIVFYSDIYQLGDAMIRLANYLAGYGYVVAAPEIFHRIEPVGLVIEPDDLGRMRGNDDARRTSVADYDADCLTVIEFLKTESAVSPNKIGTLGFCIGGHLAFRAAFQSEIRAAVCCYPTGIPSGKLGKEVADTMQRVSEIKGEMLMVFGTLDPHIPESDRQTIIKAIENANIPHQVFLYEAEHTFMRDDGYRYDSSATTAAWSEIVTFLGRIFAD; translated from the coding sequence GTGCAAATCACTAAGCGCAACGTTGAGTTAAGAGTAGATGGCAGCTTAATGCGTGTTTATGTAGCGGCTCCCAAAGCAGCAGGAAAATACCCTGGTATTGTCTTCTACAGTGATATTTATCAGTTAGGTGATGCAATGATTCGTCTAGCTAACTACTTAGCAGGATACGGCTATGTAGTAGCAGCGCCAGAAATTTTTCACCGAATTGAGCCAGTTGGTTTAGTAATTGAGCCAGACGATCTGGGAAGGATGCGCGGTAATGACGATGCTCGTCGAACCTCCGTAGCTGATTATGATGCCGATTGCCTTACTGTGATTGAATTTCTGAAAACAGAGAGTGCGGTTTCTCCAAATAAAATAGGCACTCTCGGCTTTTGTATTGGTGGACATTTAGCCTTCCGCGCAGCATTTCAAAGCGAAATTCGGGCTGCCGTTTGCTGTTACCCTACTGGTATTCCCAGTGGTAAACTAGGTAAAGAGGTAGCCGATACAATGCAGAGAGTAAGTGAAATCAAAGGCGAGATGCTAATGGTGTTCGGTACTCTTGACCCTCATATACCAGAGAGCGATCGCCAAACCATAATAAAAGCAATTGAAAATGCTAACATACCTCACCAAGTTTTCTTGTATGAAGCAGAACATACATTCATGCGCGACGACGGTTATCGTTATGATTCTAGTGCTACCACCGCAGCTTGGTCTGAAATAGTAACTTTTTTGGGGCGCATATTCGCAGACTGA
- a CDS encoding glutathione S-transferase family protein: protein MLKLYGGARSRASIVHWYLEEIKVPYEFVKLDMQAGEHLKPEYLAINPVGKVPAIVDGDFKLWESGAILLYLADKYSKTSLSPEERAVFYQWVLFANATLGPGIFVEASREREMPRLLTPLNEIFSKQPFLLGDEFTVADVAVGSILSYIPIMLKLDLSCYPAVLNYIKQLSERPAFQKSIGKGA, encoded by the coding sequence ATGCTCAAACTTTATGGTGGCGCTCGTAGTCGAGCCTCAATTGTTCACTGGTATTTAGAGGAAATAAAAGTTCCTTATGAATTTGTCAAGCTTGATATGCAGGCAGGTGAACACCTCAAACCTGAATATTTGGCAATTAACCCAGTTGGTAAAGTTCCAGCAATTGTTGATGGGGATTTTAAACTTTGGGAATCTGGAGCAATTTTGCTGTATCTTGCTGATAAATACAGTAAAACTTCACTTTCACCAGAGGAACGTGCTGTATTTTACCAATGGGTTTTGTTTGCTAATGCTACCCTTGGGCCAGGAATTTTTGTAGAAGCAAGTCGGGAGCGGGAAATGCCCCGCTTGTTGACTCCGTTAAATGAAATTTTTAGTAAGCAACCTTTTTTGCTTGGCGATGAGTTCACTGTTGCTGATGTGGCAGTGGGATCTATTCTGAGTTACATTCCCATCATGCTGAAGCTAGACCTCAGTTGCTACCCAGCCGTGTTGAACTATATCAAGCAGTTATCTGAGCGTCCAGCATTTCAAAAAAGTATTGGTAAAGGAGCTTAA